The Glycine max cultivar Williams 82 chromosome 17, Glycine_max_v4.0, whole genome shotgun sequence genome contains the following window.
GCTTATGAAAAATAGTCGAGATGGGAAAAGCTACAGTACTAATTTAGCTTATACTCCACCTGAATTTTTGCGAACAGGTATAATATTTGCCAACATGTATTTTTCTGGATAACTATTGATGGTTGAAGATTTTACTTATGTTTCTGATGGAATTCCCAACAATGATTGACATGGATTTATATACATTTGATGGCATGGGCTTATTATGTTCATATATACTGAATAGTAGTAGAGCAGAATTTTGATTTTCTCAATGTGTTAGAgtctaaaaagaataaaatgtttgTTTGGTTCATTTGCAGCATTGTTTTACCTGATGTTCCATTGATTGTTTCAGAACTGTCTTATTAGAAGTCTTGCTAACTATAATTAATGACAATATGATACTTAACAACACCTGCAGGCAGGATAATCCCAGAGAGTGTGATCTACAGTTATGGAACTGTTCTTCTGGATCTTTTAAGTGGCAAGCACATTCCTCCAAGCCATGTATGTTGCGTTCTAAGAAAATTCAGTCTCTGCATTCATATAAGAACATGCTTTATGTTTTATTCTGTTTCATAAGACATGATAAGCATTCTATGTTACCCTACATTTTCTGGATTCCATTGGGTTTGATATGAATCATATGATCTAATCCAACTCATGTGACTATTGCCTGGTTATGACTTTCTGGTTATGAGAATTTGCACTGAACGTATGCTGGTAAAAAGTTGGTACCACTCTAGACCCTCTTGCATGCTGCTGGATATTAAGGTTTCTTTCTAGTTGAAGTTATGTTTACGTAGCATAAAATAGGAATGATTCATTTCATTATTACTTGGAATCCTTTGACGTCTTCACTTGATACATAAATGCCTAGTCACACTGCATAGTTAAATCATATGAAGTTGAACATGGTATATGGGACACAAGTGTATGGAAGTTGTTAATAGAGACTGATTTTGTTCTTCAGGCTTTGGACCTAATCAGAGGGAAAAATGTTTTGTTGTTGATGGACTCTTCTCTAGAAGGGCAATATGCAAACGACGATGCTACAAAGTTGGTTGAGCTTGCTTCAAAATGTCTTCAGTTTGAGGCCAGAGAACGACCTGAAATTAAGTTCCTTCTTACTGCCGTTGCGCCTCTTCAAAGGCAGAAAGAggtttggtttttgtttttgctttcaaTGTTGACCTTCAATTTACATTTGCTGTTCTTTTATCTCCATTCCATTCCAACTGtgttcaatttcattttcctgGTTTCCTTCTCTTTGTCTAAAATCTTTGTTCatcattttgaatttgctcCCTCTTTTTACAGGTAGCATCTCTTGTGTTAATGGGCCTAACTAAAAACACCGCAGTGGCAGTGCTACCAACCATGCTTTCTCCTCTTGGAAAGGCTTGTGCTAGGATGGATCTTACTGCTGTGCATGATATATTGTTAAAAACAGGTTATAAAGATGAAGAAGGTGCAGAAAATGAGGTATGCCAAATCACCACATTTTTTGCCTGCAACACAGGTTTAATTAGTTACTACAAAGTTGACAATATTATGAGTAGGATGTTTGGATATGCAAATTAAGGTTGAGTCATTTTACTGAAGTATTCTGCATGTAGCTGATTTATTATACCTGCTGGCATGGTTAACATTCCTGTTATCTCACTCATTCACATTTCAGTTGTTCTTCTGTTTGGGGTTGGCTCATTGCCAATACGCAATAAGAGATTATATTTTACTTGAGTTTTTATGCCACACATTGACTTGCATATAATAGTTGTATAACGTTGAACGCCAATGATATGTGAACTGTGATAGTTCTGTCAGTGTTAAATGTGCCTTCGAAACTGAGaaagacataaaataaacacaCTATTAGTTACTGACATGAATGGTTGCTCTGTTGTTGCATTGCATTAAAGGATAAGGTGCTATTTCTACAACACAAAATTGTAGTTGTTTTACTTCTAAGGCACAAATAAGACTATAAATGTAAATCTCACATGTTAACGGTTAACCTCTGGTTGTGTTGCCAactatttttgtgatttatcTTGTCCCTTAACTGAAAATGTAATTGCAGCTTTCATTCCAAGAATGGACACAACAAGTACAAGATATCTTGAACACAAAAAAGTTTGGGGATATTGCATTCAGAGACAAGGATTTCAAAAATGCAATCGAGTATTATTCTAAGGTAGATTCACtgtttcacttttcttttttttaaccgGTTTTGGCTTATTGATTGTCTCAATATAAAAATCTCAATATGTTCTTAAGATATATTCCTATTCTGAAGTCATAGTCTGACTGCCCTTTATTTCTTTGCATTAACAGTTGGTGGTTATGATGTCTGTTCCTTCTGCTACTGTGTTTGCAAGGAGAGCCTTCTCCTACTTGATGAATGATCAAGCAGAACTTGCATTAAGAGATGCCATGCAAGCACAGGTATGCATACCGGATTGGCCAACTGCATTCTACTTGCAGGCTCTTGCCCTCTCAAAGCTGGGAATGGAAACTGATGCACATGACATGCTTAATGATGGAGCTGCCTTTGAAGCAAAGAGGTCTAACAGCTGGCGCggataaaatttctaatttgcAGTTCTTTGCTCACTAAGCTAGCAGAGTGGCATAAAAGAATATGCTAATTTTTGCCATAATTTGTACTTCCTAGAATAGGAATATGTAGGGTGCTAGTTTAAGGGGTAAGAACAAGGGTATAAGATGTGTTATTACAGTATAGATTTTCCCATACAAATGAATCCTGTAGAATGAATTTTCTCCATATGAAAATAACAATGTGTATGGATGGGGAGTTTTGAGGGAGGAATTCAATTTTTAAGTAGATTTAAAATATCACATAAAATCTAgttgtttttatatattgaatatGAAGAATTTTCAAAATGATAGAAAGTTTAGCACGgcattttttttagtagaatGAACGTATTtcaattaacatttaaaataaaagattatagaaattctttttctagtcTCTTTGAACTCTCGTTTTCTCTCTTATTTGCCCTTTTCTTTCAACCCAAAAAAATGTTCACTTatccaattttaatttaaagttttttaacatcacttttgttttttccttctttttaatCCCCTTAAATGGAAAAGGTTTCCCCGCCTTGGATagaaaacttgttgaaataCAATTGTAAAGTTAAGTTTTATATGGTgtaagaatgaaaaggatgagtaTCATGTAAGTGAATGTAAGACCCATAAACTTGAGTTTTAAAGTTTTTGGTTGAAGTGTGGTGTAAAGTTTATTTATGTGGTTGCTTATAGTTCATTGGTATAAATCTCCTTGATTTTCCCCCCTCAATGCAtaacaattggtatcaaagcTTATGGATTGACTTGAGATTGGTTCAGACAAGATGGATTGGCGTTGGATCGTAGGACTGAGGATCCTTTCTATCGAAATTCCTGGCAGTGGGTCTAGGTAGTATGTCCCGTGGGTAGAATGGCGATGCAAGTATCTTGAGCATGTGAGCTCTAATGACAATCATAAAATGCTCGTGGATGAAAATGACTTATGCTTAAGGGAGTCTATCATGTGGTAGAGACTCACATTTGAGGAGGAGATTGATGGAGTACAAGTATGAGGTAAAGTTTTACATCATGCAGGAATGAAAAGGTTGAACATCATATAAGTGAAAGAAAGATTCATAAACCTTAGTCTTAAGATTTTCGGTAAAAGTGTGGTGTCAAGTTTACTTATGTAGTTGCTTATGATTCATTGGTATAAATTTCCTCGGCTTATCCCTCCCCCCTCCCCTCAAACGCacatcaattggtatcagataGAAATGGAAAAATtcagcaccatataagtgaggaaaaAACCCATAAACTCGAGCCTTAGGATTTTAGGTTAAAGTGTGGAAGTGTGGTGTCAAGTTCACTTATGTGGTTATTCATGGCTCATTGGTGTAAATTTCAAGGACATAAGCATAATTGTCGAGCCTCGTTAAATCTCTTGTGTTTGCGTATGTTTGTGTGATTTTGctaacaattggtatcagatgGCGCTTAACTCTTGGGGCCAAATTCGAAGTGGGAAAATTTGATGGAGCTTGGAATTTCGGAATGTGGCAAAGGCGAGTTAAGGATTTGTTGGCACAACAAGGTCTTCTGAAGGCGCTATGCAAATAAAAACCTAATAATACGAAGGCTTTGGATTGGGAGGAGTTGCAAGAAAGGGTTATGCTTGTGTTTGGCAGACGAGGTCCTCTATCACGTGATGGAGTTAAAGTCTCTGGGGGAGGTATGAAAGAAATTGGAGAGTCAATACATGTCAAAATCGTTGACGAACAAACTATATCTGAAATAGAAACTATATGGGCTAAAGATGTAGGAGGGTTCATATCTCCAACAGCACATGAATGTCTTCAATCAAATTATCAGTGATCTCACAAGGTTTGATGTAAAGGTTGAGGACAAGGATAAGACATGTATTTTGTTGTGTTCTTTGCCTTCTTCTTACGAACATTTGGTGACAACCTTAATGTACGGGAAAAATTCAATTAGTCTGGAGGCAATACAGGTTGCACTTATGTCTCACTCTCAATGGAGACAAAATGCAATGGGGAGTTTGCAAGACGATGGTATGTACGTGAAGGGAAAACAAGAACGTGGAAGGACACAAGACAAGGGTTCTAGTGGTAGGAAGAAGTCCAAGTCCAGAGAACACAAGAAAACAATGGAGGCTACCATGTGGATGAGACTCACACTTAAGGGAGAGATTGTTAGAGTACAAGTGTaaggtgaagtcccacatcaTGTGGGAATGAGaaggttgagcaccatataagtgagagCAAGACCCATTAACATGAACCTTAAGGTTTTGAGTCAAAGTGTGGTGCCAAGTTCACTTATGTGGTTGTTCATGGTCCATTTGTGTAAATATCCCTAGTGGTTACCCTATCTCTTGCACAAGAGAACTATGTCAATTTTTGCACAACACGCAACACGGTTATGAAAATTCTCGAGAAGCAACCGATCGTG
Protein-coding sequences here:
- the LOC100795258 gene encoding serine/threonine-protein kinase BSK2 — translated: MGCLHSKTAHLHSPEDPPTALPDSKKPDPGNGGDDVDQECQVQAFKEYGLIELRRATNEFSTDYIVSESGEKAPNVVYRGKLENNRLVAVKRFSKLSWPDAQQFMAEAAGVGKVRHKRMVNLIGCCAEGDERLLVAEYMPNDTLSKHLFHWDKQPLPWEMRVRVAYHVAQALDHCSLENHKIYHDLNAYRILFDEDGDPRLSSFGLMKNSRDGKSYSTNLAYTPPEFLRTGRIIPESVIYSYGTVLLDLLSGKHIPPSHALDLIRGKNVLLLMDSSLEGQYANDDATKLVELASKCLQFEARERPEIKFLLTAVAPLQRQKEVASLVLMGLTKNTAVAVLPTMLSPLGKACARMDLTAVHDILLKTGYKDEEGAENELSFQEWTQQVQDILNTKKFGDIAFRDKDFKNAIEYYSKLVVMMSVPSATVFARRAFSYLMNDQAELALRDAMQAQVCIPDWPTAFYLQALALSKLGMETDAHDMLNDGAAFEAKRSNSWRG